The stretch of DNA GCTTTCAGGTTCAAAATGTAATTATATAACTGTGCAGATAGGGCCATCTAGTGGATATTTAGTGCATTTGTCTACAATTGTTTAATACAGAATTTTAAGTTAATTTGCCATATGAAAATGTGAATGAATATGAGAATGATTGTCACTTTTTATTTCTGGCACCCCCAAACAATGGGGGGGACTTTACTGTTCCTATTCTTATAGAGAGCACAGTTAtcccgacttacagtaagtacagggacattctccccgaggcaagtagggtgaagtgccttgtccagggacacaacgtcattttgcacggccgtaaaaacgaaccggcaaccttctgattggtggcCCGATTCATCTGAACCTACCTTCAGGGACTTGGTGAGGAGTGTCTATTTCATAGCAGTCGTTCTGTTTCTCTCAAAATTCTTGTGAAATGTGTCCAACACCcaacacttaaaaaaaatatatacatttagtTCCCTTTCACTCTTTTTTTCTGCATCCAACTGGTTCCTTATTTCTGCAGtcacaaggccgtagccatggagtcttttttttttttttactttttacgtttagttatgaatatgattacattttttatgatcATTTCgaacagcgtgcgtggttgcctgtcttagcgtagcacatttatattttatttatatttttataccaatatattgggggggacattttgaccagatttgaatattggggggattTGTACCGTTTGTTTCCTCCTTAGATAGGTCTAAAGCTAACCCTTTAGATATATTTATACGTGTGATAGGGAAACTGTGGTTGCATGTAACTTactgaatgtaggctactgcacATGTCGTGCTTTTTAAATAATTATTACTTTTGATTAAAATGGATATGGATTTGATTTATAAACCATCCCACCCCAACATATTTCATACAATGTCCAGCAAAATGCCCCAGCTCCACTGACTGGGGTACCTTTTACAGAAAGGTTTTTTGGCTTtagatataggcctatagatatTCTGTTAAAATGTTTAATACCTTGCAACCAAATGTCAATatatttgatatatatatatttataggtatatatatatatatataatggttCATACATTGTTGCTGTTTTATATTACGGCAAAGGTTTATTTGCCGCCTTTTCCATGTCAATCACGCATTCTTTGACGATTTTACTGACAGAGGCCGTAAATCAAGGCGCAGTAAACTCTTCCAGGACATTCCTTTAATCTCTAAATGATTAGGAACAATGTAAAACGCTTTTTACAAAAGCCAGATACCCTTTGCAGCAACAGGAATATAATCTAGAGTTAACATTTCAACACATTGTATTCTAAGACCAGCCTGCCACAGAGCTGAACTTGGCCTGGAATGTTACGCAGCACGAGAAGGATCCCAAAGCATCATCCCCTTCCGACCGCCCACGCAcgcgagaggggggagaaagtgcTTTGTCAATGAGGAGACTCACAACGCTGGGAGCGGCAGAGACAGTAACAAAGTTTTCTAAATATCCCTCTCGGATTACTGCATTTTAGTCATCGACCGTGGGATTGTAACAGTATAGCAAGCGTTTCGTCGCAGGAGAAGGTGGTTGAAGACCAGGGTAAGTCATGTCTCCGCTTGTAATCTTGTGTGGCATTTGATTGAATACCGATTTCGAAGCGAAGAATAAAGCTAGTATAGCCGACGTTATCGTGGCTTGAATAACTGTTGCGGTGATGAATGGTAGGATATAACGAGTGAATCACACCCCACTGTTCTTATCCGAAGTTCCAGTTGTTGGATCGTGCATCCATATAGCATATTTGTAACTAAATGCTTgccttgaagaaaaaaaaaactttgttgGCTGTCCATGACTCTGTAACCAATATGACCGTACATATCGCCTCTCTATCGTATTTTGGTCCAATACGTCGAAAATAATCTACGCAAATCTGTCAAATGTAGCCTGGTCTATATGTCCAGAATAACATCCACCAACAGGTTCATTGGATTTATGAAGCTTCATTGAATGTTACCATTGACTCACAACATTGTACAATACCTAAGTCTGTTCAATCTCGACATCACCGAGTGGCAGATCAAGAAAAGGCTGCTTGCATTTACCCCCACTACATCTCGCGGCTGTCTGAAACGTGTATTCCACATTAATTCCACAGACGAATAATTCCACATGCAGTAAACAACCCTTATAAGAATTGCCAGTCCTTTGGGAAAACAAAACTGTCTTTAAACGTCTGCCCTTTAAACGTCTGCCCTTTTTCAACACAGTCACAAAATGTTGACTGTGATATTGTTCTCAACTTGTTCAGTCTTGTTGAAAATAGACAGGTAGGCCCTATgtggtttttgttgtttttccaaTCGCTCATGATTAAAGTATTTCAACCTCAGTACGGGTTAATGAATGTGATGAGTAAGATTGTAAGACAGTATTGCTAGAATTACACTCCCAAAGCCTGCAATTGTTCGTATTCAACTATCAGATCCCTTTTGCAAGATTATTTTGCAATACCCACATCGTCTGAATGTCTAAGTAAGCATTATCCTCTATTTTAATTTGCAGAACCTCAACCCCCGTCCATGCATTTCAACTTTGACTTATCGTTTTGGGGAAGTTGAAAGCCATGGTGTTAAGATTTTCCTTTCCTGTGGTCACTGTCTGGGTCTCAGTGTCCCTGGTGGTGCTGCAGGTCAGAGGTGAATCCTGCCTCATCATTAGCGAGATCAACGCTGACAACCCCAAACTGGACACCACTGAGTTTGTAGAGCTGTACCACACCAGTGGCCAGAGGGCTTCCCTGAACGGTTACACCCTGGTGTTCTACAACGGCAATGGAAACGTGGCCTACAAGGTTCTGGACCTGAAGGGCCATTCCACCGACGACCGTGGCTTCTTCCTGGTGGGTTCGGTGGACATGCTGCCCAAACCGGCCATCCTCCTCCCGCCCAACACGGTCCAGAACGGCCCGGACGCCATCGCTCTCTACCACACGTCGGCCGCCCGCTACAGCGAGAAGATGAACGTCACGGCCGTGGGCTTGGTGGACGCGGCCGTCTACACGTCGTGGCGGTCCGGAGGATCTCCGAAGGTCCTCGCGGACATCCTCACCCCCGGGAAGGAGGCCTTTGTGGAGGATGAAGGCTTCTACGAGGGGGACGAGTCCCTTGAGAGGTGTCTCCTGTCTTGGGACCACTGGGGCTTCCGGATGGCGGCGCCTTCTCCCGGCCAGCGCAACAACTGTTCAACTTTAGGGTACCCCGCTGACACCTCAGTCATCAACGAGCTGAAGCTGGGAGGCGGTCAGGTGGACGGGTACGTGGAGATAAAAATGCTGTCTTCTGCTTCTTTGGCGCTGGTGGTACTGGACGGGAGGACGGACAGAGTCAGCATGAGTGTGGATGTAGACGTCTCCAGAAAGGGCATAGTCACCGTCGTCGTAGGAAAGAACAACATGAAAGGTGAGAGTGACCCAGCAGACTTTTTTCAATTGTGACGATCTACTTTCATTAGTTTCAATAATCTACTTTTTTGTCTATCTAAAGGATCCTTGTCCAGCTGTGTCACGATGAATGCTGACAATTTTGTGTGGCAGGAGCTCTGGAGTGCCTTCAGtcatcttctcttctctccctatgTCGCAGAGTGCAAATAAAATAATAGAATAGAATACCATGAGAAAggcatagctcagtggttaaagcATTTGACCCGGAGATTAAGATGTTAccagttcaaatcccccccttgTACTTTTAGCTTCTGCTAAACCAACACAGCCACCATGAGTGTTGGCCTCCGGCGAAGCAGCGGTTTTGAATGTGTGTCGTGTGTTTCCCAGGAGATGACTCGGGAGCGGTGGCGTTGTACTGGGGCAGCGCGGCAGACTTCCCCGCGGGCAGCGCCCTGAGCAGGACCGAGGTCCCCCTGGACGCCTTCGTGTTCGCTGGGCCCGGCAGCCCGCCCAGTGACGACCTTGTAAAGACCCTGGTGCCAGACACAGAGCCGTACCAGCTCAGCAGCAGGCAAGATCCTCCTGTCCTAACGAGCGATCCTTCTGTCCTAACGAGCGATCCTTCTGTCCTAACGAGTGATCCTTCTGTCCTAACGAGTGATCCTTCTGTCCTAACGAGCGATCCTTCTGTCCTAACGAGTGATCCTTCTGTCCTAACGAGCGATCCTTCTGTCTTAACGAGCGATCCTTCTGTCCTAACGAGTGATCCTTCTGTCCTAACGAGTGATCCTTCTGTCCTAACGAGCGATCCTTCTGTCCTAACGAGCGATCCTTCTGTCCTAACGAGTGATCCTTCTGTCTTAACGAGCGATCCTTCTGTCCTAACGAGCGATCCTTCTGTCCTAACGAGCGATCCTTCTGTCTTAACGAGCGATCCTTCTGTCCTAAGGAGTGATCCTTCTGTCTTAACGAGCGATCCTTCTTTTTTTgagctttttctttcatttttttgattcaattttgagtgaggaacagaagggtaaaatttgcaatggcctcttaaattttacccttctgttcctagCCCAAAATTGTCCTTgccaacttttttttaaatgaaagaaaaaggtgcagtggtctctcagTTTTTGTCCAGAGCTGTACATGCTACAGTATAAAACCTctcctgtatctgtgtgttcatatgtgggCTCGGTAGTTTCTGTTTGCTGTCCTCTCAGCCGCACCCTGCAACAGATTGTTGGATTGTTTTCAATGTCGTTCTTCCTATAACTTATTTAACAAGTCATGATCCACAGTGAAAAACAGCTCTAATTTTCCCAGCTATGTTAGTAAACTGCAGATTAGGATGTCGTGTCTGCAGATTTGGCCAACACGGGTGCTACGTACAGTAAATATCCTGCAGGGAGCTTTCTCACTGTAGTGTTAGTGTATTCGATGCCAAACTAGATGCCACTAACCTTTTACTGCTAGTACTGCGTAACCTTGCCCTGCAGTAACCTTTCAACCATATTAGCAAAACCTTCATTCCATTGACATTATGCATAGCACATACCTATGACAATGTAAACTGCAAACTCTTTACTGTTCTGGTGAGTCTATCATCCCAACATCCTTTGTTCATTCCCACACTCTCGCGTGGGGGGATTTGACCCTGTTTGGCGGATGCTGGCGAGACGGTACGTTTGACCTGGaccttgacccttgaccccctcAGGTTCAGAGAGGGCGGCTTCCCCCTGAGCCGCTGTGGGACGGCCAGTGGGACGAGGAACCCAGGGCTGTTCTGggaggctccgcccacaccaGGACAGCCCAACCAGTGTCCCTGGCCCAAGATCTGCCCTCACGACCCGGGTGAGGGGCACTGCAGACTGCTTAAAGCTTACCACACTGGCTTGGGATGCACGGGTTTTTTAATGTTGTTAATTCAACCAAAACTAAGCAACTCTGTTTTGAAGGAAGATGAGTTAACTGGATTAATTTTAACAGAACACAGAtgcataaaaaaaacacatgctaaaatatattttgtatagCTTAACCCCCCTGTGCAAAGCCTAGTTGATACTATTTGTAAACACTGCAAATAAGAAGCcatatctacatttacatttagcagacgctcttatccagagcgacttacagtaagtacagggacattctccccgagacaagtagggtgaagtgccttgcccaaggacacaacgtcattttgcacggccggtaatcgaaccaacaaccttcagattactagcccgattccctaaccgctcagccacctgactccctggtctATATCTAATATCTCATTGTAAAgaaaagggttagggtgagaacacgcacacataatTCCTCTTTTGAACATTCCTTCCTTCCATGTGTTGTGGTTCCCCAGTGGTGCCTGTGGGTACAGACATGCCTCCTGAGCTCCCCCCATGGGCGCGTCAGGACTTCCTCATCAGCGAGGTGAACAGCGACACCCCTGGTTCAGCCGAGGACAGCGAGTTCGTGGAGCTGTTCCATCCGTCCGCCCGCCGCGCCTCGCTGGACGGCCTCTGGCTCCTGCTGTTCAGCGGCCACAACAGCAAGCCCTACCGCGAGATAAGCCTGAGTGGATACTACACCAACGCCCACGGCTTCTTCCTGGTGGGCAGCGACAAGATGGTGCCCGCCCCCTCGGTCCACCTCCCGCCCAACACCATCCAGAACGGCCCGGACGCTGTGGCGCTCTACCGCAGCCCTTACAGCCCGCCCTCGGCCGGCCAGACGGGGATCCCGACCCGGGGTCTGCTGGACGCCGTGGTGTACCGCCTGAGGGGCTCGGACAAGGAGTGTCAGGAGCTGAGCGACGCGCTCACGCCGGaacagctccccctgctggaggaCCCAGAGGCGCTGGCGGGAGACGAGGGGCTGAGTCGCTGTGGCAGCCTGCAGCCTGCAGACCTGTCCGCCTTCACGGTGAGCGCCTGCCAGCTCTTGAGTCATCGGGGTCGAGG from Osmerus eperlanus chromosome 12, fOsmEpe2.1, whole genome shotgun sequence encodes:
- the si:ch211-183d21.1 gene encoding uncharacterized protein si:ch211-183d21.1, with translation MVLRFSFPVVTVWVSVSLVVLQVRGESCLIISEINADNPKLDTTEFVELYHTSGQRASLNGYTLVFYNGNGNVAYKVLDLKGHSTDDRGFFLVGSVDMLPKPAILLPPNTVQNGPDAIALYHTSAARYSEKMNVTAVGLVDAAVYTSWRSGGSPKVLADILTPGKEAFVEDEGFYEGDESLERCLLSWDHWGFRMAAPSPGQRNNCSTLGYPADTSVINELKLGGGQVDGYVEIKMLSSASLALVVLDGRTDRVSMSVDVDVSRKGIVTVVVGKNNMKGDDSGAVALYWGSAADFPAGSALSRTEVPLDAFVFAGPGSPPSDDLVKTLVPDTEPYQLSSRFREGGFPLSRCGTASGTRNPGLFWEAPPTPGQPNQCPWPKICPHDPVVPVGTDMPPELPPWARQDFLISEVNSDTPGSAEDSEFVELFHPSARRASLDGLWLLLFSGHNSKPYREISLSGYYTNAHGFFLVGSDKMVPAPSVHLPPNTIQNGPDAVALYRSPYSPPSAGQTGIPTRGLLDAVVYRLRGSDKECQELSDALTPEQLPLLEDPEALAGDEGLSRCGSLQPADLSAFTVAVPTPLKDNACPIPPPPPEGLVISEVASARWTNHSQQRAFVELFGPPLTALKGLYLTVFEQDHTWTVMALPLTRFTNLDGFYLVGNVTGADQAFPDGATVPVRGAVVLCYGSLSVCRAGTSLSNSSLRDTLVFSDSPPLLSTVSASWGQQVMPALRSVEDGPVSLSRCSCCDVRSAFSWTSSSPTPHLTNLCPSPAYSSAIDLCLGPLSSDWQEHSGNCSGLIQGSRVMEVAGYLEQRCHCGISALYLQGANFSCVDGWLRVRGNIQALSTHQRALILQMSHTQPSPLQGDVCSSPATGRHMSPESALGLQIGLVAGVLLLLGLGAALFTYLYRRRRPLDYYSMELNEHGDGLSEL